The following proteins come from a genomic window of Thermoanaerobaculia bacterium:
- a CDS encoding GNAT family N-acetyltransferase, whose protein sequence is MPHRFPQEAVLRDGRRVMLRPFAKRDVGALYEFFQHLPEANRRFAWHRIDDRAVVERWGVELDYEKVMPILALDGKRIVADATLHRREHGPLRLAGRVKWTIDPEFRGVGLGSLLINHFIDTARGLGLKHLNCMLITDLEEDAIRVLAELGFRSYEVPGYGTDPDGNQHDMTLMVFKL, encoded by the coding sequence GAGGCCGTGCTTCGCGACGGCCGACGCGTCATGCTGCGCCCGTTCGCCAAGCGCGATGTCGGCGCGCTGTACGAGTTCTTTCAGCATCTGCCCGAGGCCAATCGGCGATTCGCGTGGCACCGCATCGATGACCGCGCCGTCGTCGAGCGCTGGGGCGTGGAGCTCGACTACGAAAAGGTGATGCCGATTCTCGCCCTGGACGGCAAGCGGATCGTCGCCGATGCGACGCTGCACCGGCGGGAGCACGGCCCGCTGCGTCTCGCCGGCCGCGTCAAGTGGACGATCGATCCCGAGTTCCGCGGCGTCGGGCTGGGTTCGCTGCTCATCAACCACTTCATCGATACGGCGCGCGGGCTGGGGCTGAAGCACCTCAACTGCATGCTGATCACCGACCTCGAAGAGGACGCCATCCGCGTGCTGGCCGAGCTCGGCTTCCGTTCGTACGAGGTGCCCGGCTACGGCACCGATCCGGACGGCAACCAGCACGACATGACGTTGATGGTGTTCAAGCTCTAG